From Venenivibrio stagnispumantis, a single genomic window includes:
- a CDS encoding uracil-DNA glycosylase, with product MENLENNLKILKELGFEEIFVKNTKEELLKQLNEEIQKCTKCDLHLSRTQAVLGEGNPDAKLMFIGEAPGADEDRLGRPFVGRAGQLLTKAIQNAGLKREDVYIANINKCRPPNNRTPTIEEQEACLPYLLRQIEIINPSVLCLLGATACRGILKREVQITKERGKILEWQGKKVFLTYHPAYVLRNPKEEGTFFEDIKKVVELARSDG from the coding sequence ATGGAGAATTTAGAAAATAATTTAAAAATTTTAAAAGAGCTTGGATTTGAAGAAATATTTGTGAAAAACACAAAAGAAGAGCTATTAAAACAACTAAATGAAGAAATTCAAAAATGCACAAAATGTGATTTGCATTTAAGTAGAACCCAAGCAGTACTCGGTGAAGGAAATCCGGATGCAAAATTAATGTTTATAGGAGAAGCTCCGGGAGCAGATGAAGATAGGCTTGGAAGACCATTTGTAGGAAGAGCCGGTCAGCTTTTAACAAAAGCAATACAAAATGCCGGTCTAAAAAGAGAAGATGTTTATATAGCAAATATAAATAAATGTAGACCTCCAAACAACAGAACACCAACAATAGAAGAGCAGGAAGCATGTCTTCCATATCTATTAAGACAGATAGAGATTATAAATCCATCTGTATTATGTTTACTTGGTGCTACTGCATGTAGGGGAATATTAAAAAGAGAAGTGCAAATAACTAAAGAAAGAGGTAAAATATTAGAATGGCAAGGAAAAAAAGTTTTTTTAACATATCATCCTGCTTATGTACTTAGAAATCCAAAAGAAGAAGGAACATTTTTTGAAGATATTAAAAAAGTAGTAGAATTAGCAAGGAGTGATGGATGA
- a CDS encoding IclR family transcriptional regulator, whose translation MKKREKTDYIVQHVDIAFDILLLLAKKAPLKLKEIEEKLNVSSNQIEKIIEILIERGYVDFNKRKKVYYLGIKNFEIGHSYLSHTEIRDIAKPYLQKLSETVNENIYLAIRSGFEIVYIDAYEVNRTVVVKSRVGRLLPMYASASGKVHLADMEPEELEEFFKEVKFVPYTENTITDKEKLIKQLQEVKKNGFAIDDEEWEKEVRCLSVPVRNYTGRVIAAVTLSFPAYRISFDKLLTEIKDLFIDTANQLSEKLGYSKELFLE comes from the coding sequence TTGAAAAAAAGAGAAAAAACAGATTATATAGTTCAGCATGTTGATATAGCTTTTGACATTTTGCTACTTCTTGCCAAAAAAGCCCCATTAAAATTAAAAGAAATAGAAGAAAAACTCAATGTATCTTCAAATCAAATAGAAAAAATCATAGAAATTTTAATAGAAAGAGGATATGTAGATTTTAACAAAAGGAAAAAAGTTTATTATCTTGGTATAAAAAATTTTGAAATCGGTCATTCTTATCTATCACATACAGAAATAAGAGATATAGCGAAACCTTATTTGCAAAAACTAAGTGAAACAGTAAATGAAAATATTTATTTAGCAATTCGTTCAGGTTTTGAAATAGTATATATAGATGCTTATGAAGTAAATAGAACTGTAGTTGTTAAATCACGGGTTGGAAGATTGCTTCCTATGTATGCTTCTGCTTCAGGAAAAGTTCATCTTGCAGATATGGAACCGGAAGAATTGGAAGAATTTTTTAAAGAAGTTAAATTTGTTCCATATACAGAAAACACAATAACAGATAAAGAAAAATTAATTAAGCAGTTGCAAGAAGTGAAAAAAAATGGCTTTGCAATAGATGATGAAGAATGGGAAAAAGAAGTAAGATGTTTATCTGTACCAGTTAGAAATTATACCGGTAGAGTTATAGCAGCAGTAACTTTATCTTTTCCGGCTTATAGAATATCTTTTGATAAATTACTTACAGAAATAAAAGATTTATTTATAGATACAGCAAATCAATTATCGGAAAAGCTTGGATACTCAAAAGAATTATTCTTAGAGTAA
- the ligA gene encoding NAD-dependent DNA ligase LigA, whose product MYTPEEEKKLIEKTYEFLKIKDIDQVKDRIEELREVIRFHDYRYYVLAQPVISDYEYDKLFKLLKDVETKYPELITPDSPTQRIPSEITKVFPQVKHLAPMLSLDNSYNEADLRDFDRRVRELTGLNKIEYAVEPKFDGAGISLLYENDLFVRGATRGDGIVGDDITNNLKTIKTIPLSAKFSKYGIKKIEIRGEVLIRKDIFKKINEERLEEGLPLFANPRNAAAGSIRLQDPKEVAKRNLEAFVYQVSYIEGNKLNKHSEYIQMLHNLGFKTPYEVMKVCNGIEEVIDYCKEWEKKRESYPYEIDGMVIKVNDTNLYDILGFTSHHPRWAIAFKFKAKQATTRLINVIFQVGRTGAITPVAKLEPVEIGGVIVSSASLMNEDFIREKDIRIGDLVLVERAGDVIPYIVMPIKEARTGNEKPIVFPEYCPSCGSKLVKPVGEAVWRCININCPAQVVERIIHFASKDAMDIKGLGEATVKKFYKLGLLKSIADIYRLDFNKIKLLQGFGEKSVSNLKKAIEESKTRPLYRLIYGLGIRYVGETTAKTLANHINCLEDLKNWTVIDLMKLQDIGDKVANSIYQFFHNENNIKLIEELKELGVQTCKQEEKKEGKLKGLVFVFTGALDCCSREKAKEIIESLGGIVLDSVSKKVNYLVVGKEPGSKLEKAKKIPTIKIIDEKQFLEMIK is encoded by the coding sequence ATGTATACTCCGGAAGAAGAAAAAAAACTGATAGAAAAAACTTACGAATTTTTAAAAATTAAGGATATAGACCAAGTTAAAGACAGGATAGAAGAACTCAGAGAAGTTATTAGATTTCATGATTATAGATATTATGTTTTAGCACAGCCGGTAATATCTGATTATGAATATGACAAATTATTTAAATTATTAAAAGATGTAGAAACTAAATATCCGGAGCTTATTACACCTGATAGTCCAACCCAAAGAATACCTTCCGAAATAACAAAAGTTTTCCCTCAAGTTAAACATCTTGCCCCTATGTTATCTCTTGATAACTCATATAATGAAGCAGATTTAAGAGATTTTGACAGAAGGGTAAGAGAGCTTACCGGTCTAAATAAAATAGAGTATGCCGTAGAGCCAAAATTTGATGGAGCAGGAATATCTCTTTTATACGAAAATGATTTATTTGTAAGAGGAGCAACAAGAGGAGATGGTATTGTTGGAGATGATATAACAAATAATCTAAAAACAATTAAGACCATACCATTATCTGCAAAATTTTCAAAATATGGTATAAAAAAAATAGAAATAAGAGGAGAAGTATTAATAAGAAAAGATATATTTAAAAAGATAAATGAAGAAAGATTAGAAGAAGGACTGCCTTTATTTGCAAATCCAAGAAATGCGGCAGCCGGTTCAATTAGATTACAAGACCCAAAAGAAGTAGCAAAAAGAAATTTAGAAGCATTTGTTTATCAGGTTAGCTATATAGAAGGAAATAAACTAAATAAACATTCCGAATATATTCAGATGCTACATAATCTTGGATTTAAAACTCCTTATGAAGTTATGAAAGTTTGCAATGGAATAGAAGAAGTAATTGATTATTGTAAAGAATGGGAGAAAAAAAGAGAAAGTTATCCTTACGAAATAGATGGTATGGTAATAAAAGTAAATGATACAAACCTTTATGATATACTTGGCTTTACATCTCACCATCCAAGATGGGCTATTGCATTTAAATTTAAAGCAAAACAAGCTACAACAAGATTGATTAATGTTATATTTCAAGTTGGAAGAACCGGAGCAATCACTCCCGTTGCCAAACTTGAGCCTGTAGAAATAGGAGGAGTTATTGTTTCTTCTGCATCATTAATGAATGAAGATTTTATTAGAGAAAAAGATATAAGAATAGGAGATTTAGTATTAGTAGAAAGAGCCGGTGATGTTATACCTTATATAGTTATGCCTATAAAAGAAGCAAGAACAGGTAATGAAAAACCAATAGTATTTCCGGAATACTGCCCATCCTGTGGTTCTAAGCTAGTAAAACCTGTAGGAGAAGCTGTTTGGAGATGTATAAATATAAACTGTCCTGCACAGGTAGTAGAGAGAATTATACATTTTGCATCAAAAGATGCAATGGATATAAAAGGACTCGGAGAAGCCACCGTAAAAAAATTTTATAAACTTGGACTTTTAAAATCAATTGCTGATATATATAGACTGGACTTTAATAAAATTAAACTACTGCAAGGATTTGGAGAAAAATCAGTTTCAAATTTAAAAAAAGCAATAGAAGAATCTAAAACAAGACCTTTATATAGATTAATCTATGGACTTGGAATAAGATATGTGGGAGAAACCACTGCAAAAACCCTTGCTAACCATATAAATTGTTTAGAAGATTTAAAAAATTGGACAGTTATAGATTTAATGAAACTACAAGATATAGGAGATAAGGTTGCAAACTCTATTTATCAATTTTTCCATAATGAAAATAATATAAAATTAATAGAAGAACTAAAAGAGCTTGGAGTTCAAACCTGTAAGCAAGAAGAGAAAAAAGAAGGAAAATTAAAAGGATTGGTATTTGTATTTACAGGAGCCCTTGATTGTTGCAGTAGAGAAAAAGCTAAAGAAATAATAGAATCTCTTGGAGGAATTGTTCTTGATAGCGTATCCAAAAAGGTAAATTATCTTGTTGTAGGAAAAGAACCTGGTTCAAAGCTTGAAAAGGCTAAAAAAATACCAACAATAAAAATAATTGATGAAAAACAGTTTTTAGAGATGATAAAATGA